DNA from Pelagibacterium nitratireducens:
CTCATGTGTTCTGCTCCGCTTGTCATGCCTACTGATATGACCTACTTCTTCGGATAAACCAGTCAGTGAAGTCCGAGATAATATCGTGATCGTCCAGAACTCGCCCAGCGATGCACTGTCCGCCGTGCTCAACACCATCAATGCCGTGGCGCTGTGTTCCATCAGCCTGCAGGCCGGCGGACGCTGGGGCATCCGCTTTCCCGCGCCCGCCAACATCAAATTCAACGTGGTGCGGCGGGGCGGCTGCTGGCTGCTTACCGAGGGCGACGAGCCGGTTCGGCTGGAGGCCGGTGATTGCTTCGTGGTCGCCAATGGACGCTTCGATCTGGCCAGTTCGCCCGGCGAAAAGCTCACCTCGGCCTATGACGTCTTCTCTACCTCCACCCTCGCCGGGCAGCTCGGCGAGGGTCGCGACTTTGCCATTCTGGGCGGCAGCGTGCGGCTCGACACCGTCGATGGCGTCGTGTTGTCCGATGCGCTGCCGCAGATCCTCGTCATCAAGGGCGGCTCGGCCGCGCCGATCGCCTGGCTGCTCGACCAGCTCGACCGGGAATGGGATTCCGGCGCACCGGGCGCACAACTGGTCTGCAATGACCTGCTGCGAATGGCCTTCATCCATGTCA
Protein-coding regions in this window:
- a CDS encoding AraC family transcriptional regulator, with the translated sequence MIVQNSPSDALSAVLNTINAVALCSISLQAGGRWGIRFPAPANIKFNVVRRGGCWLLTEGDEPVRLEAGDCFVVANGRFDLASSPGEKLTSAYDVFSTSTLAGQLGEGRDFAILGGSVRLDTVDGVVLSDALPQILVIKGGSAAPIAWLLDQLDREWDSGAPGAQLVCNDLLRMAFIHVIRAHLAQRDAASPGWLGGLTDRHIAPVLHAMHAAPERDWTLTELSSLAGQSRSSFAARFKQRVGLAPLDYLMRWRMRLAAGRLRRGGDPVGSIGAALGYRSESAFGASFRRVYGISPARYRAECKLSGPAHPHIQDTVPQSVP